Proteins from one Pseudobdellovibrionaceae bacterium genomic window:
- a CDS encoding pentapeptide repeat-containing protein: MRAEIQKILEMQASGKISQEQAAELLSALIEPLAEKTDAKDTHNPQDLSPEFSTEKLGEFIEHLVQGALKGKIGTMAGKFGAAKIKISDDGAAGNRVNASKFTMPEGEDFEFTDNDINLSEISELKMSEGSEFSDNRLQASTLAHVGLRASMMTDTTLNGSSWDGVTLDDTEFSDLKFQGCKLLKSEFASTQLNDAQLHGCHLRNANFKSCEISDLQFHGCQWTRAEWRNCVLSDMQIHGGQFQDATWADVELSDGQIRGCDFTNCELRNIEVSDFKWQDVDFSNQKIDGNKALSEFLAKKSPPR, translated from the coding sequence ATGCGCGCTGAAATTCAGAAAATTCTTGAAATGCAGGCGAGCGGAAAGATCTCGCAAGAGCAAGCCGCCGAGCTTTTGAGCGCGCTGATCGAACCCCTCGCGGAAAAGACGGACGCGAAAGATACCCACAATCCCCAAGACTTATCCCCCGAGTTTTCCACCGAGAAGCTTGGCGAGTTCATCGAACACCTCGTTCAAGGCGCCCTGAAAGGGAAAATCGGAACGATGGCCGGGAAGTTTGGTGCGGCAAAAATCAAAATCAGCGACGATGGCGCCGCAGGAAACCGCGTGAACGCCTCGAAGTTCACGATGCCCGAAGGGGAAGATTTTGAATTCACCGACAATGACATCAATCTATCGGAGATCTCGGAACTCAAAATGAGCGAAGGCTCCGAGTTCAGCGACAACCGCCTACAAGCTTCGACCCTTGCCCATGTCGGACTGCGCGCCTCGATGATGACCGATACGACGTTGAATGGCAGCTCGTGGGATGGGGTCACCTTGGACGACACCGAGTTTTCCGATCTGAAATTTCAAGGCTGCAAACTTTTGAAAAGCGAGTTCGCTTCGACGCAGCTGAACGATGCCCAGCTGCACGGCTGCCACTTGCGCAACGCGAACTTCAAAAGCTGCGAAATTTCGGACCTGCAGTTCCATGGCTGCCAGTGGACGCGCGCCGAATGGCGGAACTGCGTTCTTTCCGATATGCAGATCCACGGCGGTCAGTTCCAGGACGCGACTTGGGCCGACGTCGAATTGAGCGACGGTCAGATCCGCGGTTGCGATTTCACGAACTGTGAGCTGCGGAACATCGAAGTTTCCGACTTCAAGTGGCAGGACGTCGACTTCTCGAATCAGAAGATCGACGGCAACAAAGCGCTCTCGGAATTTTTGGCAAAAAAAAGCCCTCCCCGTTAA
- a CDS encoding DEAD/DEAH box helicase, with product MNSFADFNLNERLLATLSKLGFEKPSPIQAESIPLLKDFDRDFIGLAPTGTGKTAAFSLPLLNNLDPKMKALQALILCPTRELALQVATQINKLGEDMGLRAAAVYGGSGYSDQLRALRSGVPIIVGTPGRLLDHLRSGNLRLDSLKALVLDEADEMISMGFQEDIETILEAIPEGQSRLWLFSATMSPEIRRIADNYLTTPARVELTQKNKVPDALQQIYYVTRESNKPDVLGKLIEDAGDFYGLIFCQTKVQVSDLTQRLVDSGYKVDCLHGDKTQEARERTLRSFRERKLQILVCTDVAARGIDVQDITHVVNYSIPRETENYVHRIGRTARNGKPGIAMSLVSPAQRQLISRCEKRTGVKMKEGVIPSNRILKEKKLAQLFLKFQTAETHPEGLERVSSVWGEAIKEMTREEIAARLLALISPDLMQATPVATPEAASDRPFGKRKFSRDDSSDRDERRPSAGRYSRGSGGSGGGYARRDRGDNAPAERTSPWRRREGAAGERSERPASKPYFRRDEGESRPPRRFDDDGDSRPRKPGAWNANAPKPAGPRKAFRKNDGARTEGDGPVKRGGAGPSLREESQQRRKFPRRSAE from the coding sequence TTGAATTCATTTGCTGACTTCAACCTGAACGAACGCCTTCTTGCGACCTTGTCCAAGCTCGGGTTCGAAAAGCCCTCTCCCATCCAAGCGGAGTCCATTCCGCTGCTGAAGGATTTCGACCGTGATTTCATCGGCTTGGCGCCGACCGGGACAGGCAAAACCGCGGCCTTTTCGCTGCCGCTTCTGAACAATCTCGATCCGAAAATGAAGGCCCTCCAAGCCTTGATCCTTTGCCCCACGCGCGAACTCGCCCTACAGGTCGCGACTCAGATCAACAAATTGGGCGAGGACATGGGTCTGCGCGCGGCCGCCGTTTACGGAGGTTCGGGCTATTCGGACCAGCTGCGCGCGCTGCGCTCGGGCGTGCCGATCATCGTCGGGACTCCCGGCCGTTTGCTGGATCATTTGCGCAGCGGCAACCTGCGTTTGGACTCGTTGAAGGCCCTCGTCCTCGACGAAGCGGACGAGATGATCTCGATGGGTTTCCAGGAAGACATCGAAACGATTCTGGAAGCGATCCCCGAAGGTCAGTCGCGTTTGTGGCTGTTCTCGGCGACCATGTCGCCCGAAATCCGTCGCATCGCCGACAACTACCTGACCACGCCCGCGCGCGTGGAGCTGACTCAGAAAAACAAAGTTCCCGATGCGCTTCAACAGATCTACTACGTCACCCGCGAGTCGAATAAACCCGACGTCCTCGGCAAACTGATCGAAGACGCGGGCGACTTCTACGGTTTGATTTTCTGTCAGACGAAAGTGCAAGTTTCGGATTTGACCCAACGCCTGGTCGACAGCGGTTACAAAGTCGATTGTCTGCACGGGGATAAAACGCAAGAAGCGCGCGAGCGCACGCTGCGTTCGTTCCGTGAGCGTAAGCTTCAGATCCTGGTCTGCACGGACGTCGCCGCGCGCGGTATCGACGTGCAAGACATCACTCACGTCGTGAACTACTCGATCCCCCGCGAGACCGAAAACTACGTCCACCGTATCGGACGGACCGCGCGGAACGGGAAGCCCGGGATCGCGATGAGCCTCGTCTCGCCGGCGCAGCGCCAGCTGATCAGCCGCTGCGAAAAGCGCACGGGCGTGAAGATGAAAGAGGGTGTGATTCCCTCGAACCGTATCCTCAAAGAAAAGAAACTCGCGCAGTTGTTCTTGAAATTCCAAACCGCGGAAACTCATCCCGAAGGTTTGGAGCGCGTCAGCTCCGTTTGGGGCGAAGCGATCAAAGAGATGACCCGCGAAGAGATCGCGGCGCGCTTGCTCGCGCTGATCTCGCCCGACCTGATGCAGGCCACGCCCGTCGCCACTCCGGAGGCGGCTTCGGATCGTCCCTTCGGTAAGCGCAAATTCTCGCGTGACGATTCGTCGGATCGCGACGAACGTCGCCCGTCGGCCGGTCGCTACAGTCGCGGAAGCGGCGGCAGTGGCGGCGGATACGCTCGCCGCGACCGTGGTGACAACGCTCCCGCGGAACGCACGTCGCCCTGGCGCCGTCGCGAAGGTGCCGCTGGTGAACGCTCGGAGCGTCCCGCATCCAAGCCCTACTTCCGCCGCGATGAAGGCGAAAGCCGTCCCCCGCGCCGCTTTGACGATGACGGTGACAGCCGTCCCCGCAAGCCCGGCGCTTGGAACGCGAACGCGCCCAAACCCGCCGGCCCCCGCAAAGCCTTCCGTAAAAACGATGGCGCCCGGACCGAAGGCGATGGTCCCGTGAAACGTGGCGGTGCAGGGCCCAGCCTTCGTGAAGAGTCCCAGCAACGCCGCAAGTTCCCCCGCCGTAGCGCGGAGTAG
- a CDS encoding PilZ domain-containing protein, whose product MPDQQISPADGFWSLFQGPDQIRIDGLRLVQLNALVRSFSLAGLEDWFVWYEGAKDWSPLPDLVEFINNAGQLQNLPPIPVKPMTEAYEEDTQPAIPIAKAAPHGEKTQTQTKTITRSLTRDGRILPRFQMRIPATVDFKGKVIRTETIDISLAGMKIKDPVPFPTDAIVIVTLNHNQTELVMRCRVVDSPNGVAKQRLIIETCHRMDLLRKWVLGKNPG is encoded by the coding sequence TTGCCTGATCAACAGATCTCACCCGCAGACGGTTTCTGGAGTTTGTTCCAGGGCCCCGATCAGATCCGTATCGACGGACTGCGCTTGGTGCAGTTGAACGCGCTCGTCCGCAGCTTTTCACTCGCCGGCCTTGAAGATTGGTTCGTGTGGTACGAAGGCGCGAAGGACTGGTCACCGCTACCCGATCTGGTGGAGTTCATCAACAACGCCGGCCAACTGCAAAACCTGCCGCCCATCCCCGTGAAACCGATGACCGAGGCTTACGAGGAAGACACGCAGCCCGCAATCCCGATCGCGAAAGCCGCCCCCCACGGCGAAAAAACGCAGACCCAAACGAAAACGATCACCCGTTCGCTCACCCGCGACGGACGGATCTTGCCGCGTTTCCAGATGAGGATTCCCGCGACCGTCGATTTCAAAGGCAAAGTCATCCGGACCGAAACGATCGACATCTCGCTGGCGGGAATGAAGATCAAAGATCCCGTGCCGTTCCCGACGGACGCGATCGTCATCGTGACGCTCAACCATAATCAAACGGAGTTGGTCATGCGGTGCCGCGTGGTCGATTCTCCGAACGGCGTCGCGAAACAACGCCTGATCATCGAAACCTGTCACCGCATGGATCTTTTGCGGAAGTGGGTTCTGGGGAAGAACCCCGGATAA
- a CDS encoding S8 family serine peptidase, which translates to MRFAVILTLLALPWFAQADKYVIYDDPEQPLSEELHAYLQGESRILTMDLTAEEADEMRAEGMVIERVVQFKVTGWVDETPHADATWASGAMKVPEAHKLSNTKGAGKKVCVVDTGIDRNHSLLKGKVHSATSKVPGSNEYDRQGHGTHVASLIAGSTDIGASATSAKIISVKALGDDGVGDSDWIAQAVESCVKQGAHVINMSLGSDFPSEVMRRAVRDARSAGVIVVAASGNEGGSISYPAAYPGVVSVGATTSSKQIASFSNRGAGLGYVAPGQSIQGARAGGGTVNMSGTSMAAPFAAGMIAMRLAKGTKSLGVNDLGFSSSLQGAGQVDALKTAGK; encoded by the coding sequence ATGCGCTTCGCCGTCATTCTTACGTTGCTGGCATTACCTTGGTTCGCCCAAGCCGACAAATACGTGATCTACGACGATCCCGAACAACCCTTGAGCGAAGAGCTGCACGCGTACCTGCAAGGTGAATCGCGCATCCTGACGATGGATCTCACCGCGGAAGAAGCGGACGAGATGCGCGCCGAAGGGATGGTCATCGAGCGCGTCGTGCAATTCAAAGTCACCGGCTGGGTCGACGAAACGCCCCACGCGGACGCGACGTGGGCGTCGGGCGCGATGAAAGTTCCCGAAGCGCACAAGCTTTCGAACACGAAAGGCGCCGGCAAAAAAGTCTGCGTCGTGGATACCGGCATCGACCGCAATCACAGTTTGCTCAAAGGCAAAGTGCACAGCGCGACCAGCAAGGTGCCCGGTTCGAACGAGTACGATCGCCAAGGGCACGGCACCCACGTGGCCAGCCTGATCGCGGGTTCGACCGATATCGGTGCGAGTGCGACCTCGGCGAAAATCATTTCGGTCAAAGCTTTGGGTGATGACGGCGTCGGCGACTCGGATTGGATCGCGCAAGCGGTGGAGTCTTGCGTGAAACAAGGCGCGCACGTCATCAACATGAGCCTAGGTTCGGACTTTCCTTCGGAGGTCATGCGCCGCGCGGTTCGTGACGCGCGTTCGGCGGGCGTGATCGTCGTCGCCGCTTCGGGTAACGAGGGCGGCTCGATCAGTTATCCGGCCGCTTATCCCGGCGTCGTCTCGGTCGGCGCGACCACAAGTTCGAAACAGATCGCGAGCTTCTCGAATCGCGGCGCGGGTCTGGGTTACGTGGCGCCGGGACAGTCGATCCAGGGCGCGCGGGCGGGCGGAGGCACCGTCAATATGAGCGGCACCAGCATGGCGGCACCGTTCGCGGCGGGCATGATCGCGATGCGTTTGGCGAAAGGAACGAAGTCATTGGGCGTGAACGATTTGGGATTCTCTTCCAGTTTGCAGGGCGCGGGACAAGTCGACGCGCTGAAGACCGCGGGCAAATAG
- a CDS encoding DUF2089 domain-containing protein, translating into MKSIPLLSDCPHCRTPLTVRRLECGDCGLSVEAHFQTDPLQLLNGDELHFVRLFLHCEGSIRDMEKALGISYPTVKARLSAINMKLAATPTTAPPSTPPRERTVLDQLAEGEVDFETALKSLKKGKSDAR; encoded by the coding sequence ATGAAAAGCATCCCGCTTCTGTCCGATTGCCCCCACTGCCGAACACCACTGACCGTCCGCCGCCTGGAGTGCGGCGACTGCGGCCTCAGCGTCGAAGCCCACTTCCAAACCGATCCTCTGCAGCTTCTGAACGGCGACGAGCTTCACTTCGTGCGTCTGTTCCTGCACTGCGAAGGCAGTATCCGCGACATGGAGAAGGCCCTGGGCATCAGCTACCCGACCGTGAAAGCGCGGCTTTCCGCGATCAATATGAAGCTCGCGGCCACACCGACCACCGCACCGCCCTCGACACCGCCGCGTGAACGCACCGTCCTCGATCAACTGGCCGAGGGCGAAGTCGATTTCGAAACCGCATTAAAATCTCTTAAGAAAGGAAAGTCCGATGCGCGCTGA
- a CDS encoding DUF1328 domain-containing protein translates to MVRAALAFFILALVAYVLGATGLAGLSVDIGQTLLVVFLVLAIISFGIGLISGRSPKSLP, encoded by the coding sequence ATGGTACGCGCAGCACTCGCATTCTTTATCTTGGCATTGGTCGCTTACGTTCTGGGAGCCACAGGCCTGGCCGGTCTGTCCGTTGATATCGGACAAACTTTGCTGGTCGTCTTCCTGGTCCTGGCGATCATCAGCTTCGGTATCGGTCTGATCTCGGGCCGTTCGCCGAAATCTCTACCGTAA